Within the Oncorhynchus masou masou isolate Uvic2021 chromosome 1, UVic_Omas_1.1, whole genome shotgun sequence genome, the region acctcttttttttttaaatgtatctgtgaccaacagatgcatatctgaaatccatagattagggcctaatttatttatttaaattgactgatttccttatatgaactgtaactcagtagaatctgtgaaattgttgcatgttgcatatatattttttgttcaatAGAACCCATAAGCTTGGTTTAGTCATCTTCTCCCTGGTGTTCACAACTATCCATCTTTCCATGTGTATAAACATCAAATTAGTATAGCCAATATACAATACATTCCTTGCACCCCCAGCACATCAAAGCAACTATAGAAGTCTTTTCTATTGCAGGTGCCCCTAATCGTAAAGGCCCGTATCAGGTTTCAGAAATAGGATCCTTTTAAATGCCCTTTTTACTCAAAAGCCCTAAACTGTGCTGAGtatatggttaacatgaataTTTGATGGGGCCACTTTAAGTTCCATTTTATCttttgtgtatatacagtacctcaGATAGCAGGTGTAGTTTGTGGTTTTCAAAGAATATACTTAAACATAAACATCTAAAAAGGTAATGCTTTCTACTGCCTTAAATATCGATCTTGAGGAAAGATCAAATATACCTGCCTCTTCTACTTTCGAAAATATACTCTCTGTGCACATCTTCAGAATGTTCATTTTATTCTCATGATACTGTAAcaaatatttacattttattaCTAGATGTTTTTGATATTTAGTTTGTTGTTCATGTCTCATCAAAATACAAACAGAATTGTAATACTCTTATTACGCTTGATTTTAATCTTATCCCCACAAATATTTATAGAATTACATTCTACAGTAGTTGCTAGGTCCATCTTCCGATCGAATGTGTCCAAGTCTCTTATCCAGGTATCCAGGTGTCCAAGTGTATCACTTTCCATAGAGCACTAACACAGCTATTCTAGAGAGGCATGCTGCCAAAACAACATGTTTCACTTTCCCCCTGTGAATACCCAAATCACAGACGCTGTTCAGAGCCCCAACCCATCCGGCTCAGTCAGGCAGGAAGTCCCTGaatgagctgaagctgaagctgCGGCCAGAGGGGCCAGGAGGATTGGAGTTGATCCTGGGGATCTTCTCCATCAGCTTGGAGACTGCTCTCCTGCGAAATGAGGCTGGGGAAGTGTCAAGTTGCTGGATCACATCTCCATAAAGAACACTAAAGACGGCCGCTGTCTCTTCCCATCCGTCACGCACTGAAATCTCGTGGAAGGGCAGTTTTAGGCCCTGTGACAGGCCCTCTCCATCCTCAGTACTCACCATTCGGTCAAACTCAAGGTCCTTCTTGTTGGCCACAATAactatgggaggagggtcagggCTGCACTTGCGGGCGCCTGAAGAGGAGTGGATGTGATTGACGAGGAAACAGAGGCGCATGACCTCGTCAAAGCTACACCTGTCTGTTACAGAGTACACAATCACAAATCCATCTCCCCACTTTATCTTCTCTTCGATCAGCAGGGCATCTTCCTCCTtacaataaatatatatttagataTAGAACTGTAACAACAACACAAAAATCATATATCAATAAAAaactatacactgagtataccaaatattaggaacaccttccttaaTATAGAGTTGCACCCACCctctcccttttgccctcagaacagcctcaactcGTTGGGGTATGGACAAGGTgttaaaagcgttccacagggatgcttcccacagttgtgccaagttggctggatgtcctttggatggtgcaccattcttgatacacacaaaaCTGTTGagtatgaaaaacccagcagtgttgatgttcttgacacaaacatgcacgcctggcacctactaccatactccgttcaaaggcacttaaatcttttgtcttgcccattcaccctctgaatggcacacatacacaatccatgtctcaagactTTAAAATCATCTGGTCAGCCTATGTCatggagcaggtgttcttaatgttttgtatactcagtgtatatgattGAGTGGAATGTATTTGCAGAAATAATATAGCCAATTGACTGGTAACACATAGGTCTTCAACCTGCTGACCATGGTTGCATTATAATGAATACTCGGGATTCTGAATCTGGACAGAAACATGAGTGGTCAATGATGATTAGATAGAATTGTAGGCTATGTTAAAACAATTTAGATTGTTTCATAGGATGATTGCATAACTGTTAGGTTAAGCCAAGCACGCTCACCTGCCCTGCTGTGTCCAGTATTTCAAAGTGTACCACATCACCACCAATAGACATCTCATGTCTGTATATGGTCTCTGCAGAAATACATGCCAATTGTTTGTCAAACTTGATAGAGTGATccatatttatattatattcatTATAATTATTTATGAATCCTTAAtacactaggctacactgcgTCTTTACGCATGGCATGACATATCGGATTAAAGTCGACGCAATCCCTCTCCCTCTGAATACCTACCGAGCGTTGGGTCATACTCGCCAATGAATCTTCTAGTGATAAAGCGCACAGCCATTGCTGTAAAATACGAAATGAAATATGAGTTTTATGAAAATTACTTTTGATAGATATTACACGTGTGAAACTGAAGCAAGTCTGGAACTAGAGCACAAATCAGGATAATCTGATGATAACACATAACCTATGCTATAATATTTTCTACATCAATTATTGTTTCTATGCTAAAGTGGCTCTGTGCTTACCAGTTTTGCCAACAGCCGCTTGGCCCAATATCACTATCCTGACCGTTCTCGAAGACAAACTGCCTGTCCTTTTCATAGTTCTTGATAGACCAAAATTGGTGGACATGGTTTCTTTATCCATTGGATGTTGTTAAATTAGTCATCAAATTCAACATGCAAAACCATAAAAAGTTTTCAATTCATATTCGATGCGTTCCCCGAGCTCTACGAGATTGTACCAGCACCCACACTCCTGAGTAGCAACCTCGACTCAGGGGtcgacgtaacatagtaaacaaaAAGCCTGGccctcaaattagtatgataagttatgtatggtatgtattaatttgtgggtCCATTATCCATTTATTATATGTTAGGTATTAGAATTCGTATGGTTAGCTAACCTTAACAATTTAACCTAACATACTAAGTAGTTGCAaaattgctaattagctaaaatgcgaATGTTGCTAGTGATGACATTCAGACACGCAACATTTGGGTTACTAGACGTCCACTCTGCCCAATCACCCTCCGAAGACAGTAACAACCGACCTTTCAATGAGGACTCAAATCTTTTGCCAGTTTACGTCACCTATTTGTGGGCCAAGTCCTCTTTGCATTCACATTGCTATGTTTAGAATGGAACCAAGATCTTTTTCCAACATGCACTCTGGGTTTTTACAAAGTGCAGGACAAGCCATTTTATCCAAATGTGTTCCCGGACAGCTAGATATAACTACTTACATTTTAGAATCTAATAGGTTGCATTTAGTTAAAAAATGAGACATTAATTATAATCAGAAGATACTATTAACATGTACATTTGATTGGTAACATAATACATAGCAATAGAGTAACTACTAAATAATGCTGTCATTGAAAATTGTACACCCAAAGGGGCTACTGCCCTTTTAAGAGCTAGAATAGATTGCCTTCTCACATTATTCAATCTCCAAAATCAATAAACAGCTTATGAAGCTCTCTTAGCCTATAGATcacatatataaaaaaaaatatctcaACAAAAATTAAAGTCCTTGACAATTGCTAGTAAATATCCAAAAAACAGCAGTTTTTCCCCACGAACATGCACATCCTCATCTTCTCTTTTGTGACACCAACgtgagggtttatggcagggaaaacagtgttgcagtagtcttgTGTGTTGTGCGGGAATAATGACAAGCGAATTTGGGGAGCTTGGCGTTCATTGTCCTAAAAAAAATGGAACCAGACCCAAAATTCAAGCAAAGCGAAGTCAGACCACCTCTCGAGATGGTCTCAGTTCGGATCGCTTCGGGGCTCTTTTGAGGGGTCTGAGTTATTTTGGAGTGTTCGCACTGCACTGCACAAAACAAAATTAAACAAACCACATTGAGTTCACAAAAACTGTCTGAAAGGGACCAAGTGTGAAAACGTTGTCTCAGATTTTCGTTTACTATATTATGTCTAGTGTATGATACCAGGCTGGAATACCTCAAGTTttccttcttttctctcttcaAGCTAGGTTTCTCAACTCAGCAACATATCATATTGCTATTTGTCATATAGGCGAGAAACTGTGCCTGAATTTCACCTATTTCATAACAGATTCATAAATAATTGACCTATGACAGATTGTTGTAGATGTACAATATAAGCACATCTGCTTACATAAAAAAGGTAAATGTACAGAGTGACTTTAAAGTTACCAAATGTTGTGTATAAATACGTTTTCCCATTATATTTTCATACTGAGCACGTGTTCTCAATTTCAGTGCCACATTCACTGACCAAACGTTTATTTACAATTCAAAACATATAGCATCATGTCAATCTGGGAGCAACTTCAATTGTGTTGATCCGAAGCACTGTCTGTGGTTGTACAATAACTGAAAAAGGAAAAGACAATAGTTAGTCTTGCAGCAGCCACACTTATGTAGAATTATTCTGAAAAACACACTGTCAGTTTATTCATATTGCTTTCACAGAATTTACTTCAGAGGATGAATATCCTTTAGAATATATGAACATATAATTCATGAAAAATGCAAGGCCTCAAGTGTGCCTCTCTTTTCTGTTGTGATATCCTGGGTCATTTCCGCTCTCTGGAGAAATTTAATGTTCCTGTTTACTCCAAGAAAACAATATCAAATTATACTTGACCAG harbors:
- the LOC135557178 gene encoding ras-related and estrogen-regulated growth inhibitor-like — encoded protein: MDKETMSTNFGLSRTMKRTGSLSSRTVRIVILGQAAVGKTAMAVRFITRRFIGEYDPTLETIYRHEMSIGGDVVHFEILDTAGQEEDALLIEEKIKWGDGFVIVYSVTDRCSFDEVMRLCFLVNHIHSSSGARKCSPDPPPIVIVANKKDLEFDRMVSTEDGEGLSQGLKLPFHEISVRDGWEETAAVFSVLYGDVIQQLDTSPASFRRRAVSKLMEKIPRINSNPPGPSGRSFSFSSFRDFLPD